TATGGACGCATCCGAGAAGTCCCGGCGCAACGGCGGTTCCGAGGCGGAACAGCCTTCACAGGAACTGAGCGAACGGCTCCGAGTCACCGAGTACTTCTGGGCCCGGTTCGCCGAGGAGGTCCGCCGGGCGGAGCGTTACGGCCGTTTCCTCACGGTGGTGTTCGTCCACTGCGACAACGTCGGCGCGCGGCACGTCTTCAACAGCATGCGCCCACTCATGCGCAGCACCGACATCGTGGAGGTCGTCTGCAGCCGGCGGCCCGCCGACGCCGCGGCCGGAGCGCACGATGCCGGCCGGGACCACGTGGTGATGATCCTGCCCGAGACCGGCCGGAACGGGGGACGGATGATCGTGGATCGGCTGCGGACCCATCTGGCGGACCTGGGCGCGCCGGGCATCGGGATCGCCCACTACCCCGACGACTCCACCCAGCCCAACACGCTGTTCTCCATCGCCCGGGAGCGGGCGGAGGCGTGCGCGCAGCCCTGACAGCCCGTAGAAGAAGTGCGGCACGGGCCGCCCTCTCACACCGACGCGCTCCAGCCGGGCAGCCAGGGGCGGTGGACGGGATCGCTCGCGCGGCCCTCGCGCACCCTGCGCACGTGTTCCCCGTAGGCCCGAAGGAAGTTGCCCTGGTGCAGTTCGTCGATCATCTGCGCCTGGAGTGACAGCGACAGCTCGGCCGGCCTGGCCAGGCCGATGCGGTCGATCACCACACGATGTCGCCTCTCCCATCCGCTGCCCGGCTCGCCCGGGCCGGTCTCGGTGTGGGATTCGCAGACCGAGACGTAGAGCCCGCACTCTCCGGCCGGGCCTTCGGCCGCGCAGACGGCGTACTCGGTCACCCGGCCTTCGGCGGCCTCGATGGCGAACGCAAACCGGCCGGCATGGGCCTGGTAGTGGCCGCAGCCGTCCGGACCCCAGTCCCGGGCGTCCTCGGCGTAGTGCGAGGCGCGGAACGGGACGCCCAGTTCCCGGATGGCCCGGTCCAGCGGCCCGACGGCCTCGGCAATCAACCCGCCGGCGTCGCGGGGCAGGCGACGCAGCGCGTCCAGGGGATCCTCTGCAGTCTGCGCGCTCATCGGCACCTCTCGGCCAGATGCCTTGCGAATCCGGCCGATGGCCCGAAGCGGGCCACGGGGGCGGCCGGACGATGTCACTGAGATGATAGACCTCCACCGGTCACTACTCAAGTGCAGGCGTTGACGTTCGGCACCGCGGCCCGTATCCTATCCCCCGGAGGGCTGTCCGGCGCCGGCGCCCTCCCGCCCCTTGCCCCTGCTGAGGTGCAGCCGCCATGCTCGCGTCACTGCCCGAAGGATACGGCCTGGCCGCCGAGTACCCCCGCGACCGGGGCGTCGAGCGGCACTCCGCCGTCGTATTCGCCGACGGCTTTGAGCGCTACCAGCCCGGGCCGCTGCCCGGAGGCTTCCGGAAGGCGCAGGAGAAGCTCTGGGACTCCTCCGGCGGCGCCTGTCGCGTCGCGGACGCGCCCGACGACGTGCACGGAGACGGCCAGGCGCTGGAGATGCGCATCCCGCGCCCCGGCGACGCCCCCGGCGGCGCCCACGTGCAGAAGTTCTTCGACCCGGGGTTCGACGCCCTGTTCCTGCGCTACTACGCCATGTTCGACGCGTCCAACGACCTCCACCACGGCGGCGCGCACAACGGCGGCGGCATCGCCGCCCGGGCGCCGGGCGTGCCGCAGGCCTGCCCGGGCATCCGGGCGGATGGTTCTGCCAAGTTCACGGTCGTCCTGGACACGTGGCGCAGCCGCCCCGAGGTCCCTTCGCCCGGCCCGCTGGTCACCTACGTCTACCACATGGATCAGGGCGGCCGCTGGGGCGACCAGTTCTTCCCGTCCGGCCGCGTCGTCCCCTCGCGCGCCCCCATCTTCGGGGAGCACTTCGTCCCCCGGCCGGACTTCATCCCCGAGCAGGGGCGCTGGCACTGCTACGAGCTGATGGTGCACGCCAACGTGCCGGGCCGGCGCGACGGCCGCATCGCCTTCTGGGTGGACGGCCGACTGCTGGCCGACTTCCCCAACCTGCGTCTCCGCAACGTCTCATCCCTGAAGGCAAACCGCATCGACCTGGGTGTCTACACGCACAACTCCCGCACGGTCAGGGACGTTGTCATGCGCTTCGACGACGTCGTGGCGGCCACCGCCTACATCGGCCCGCAGGCCGACGTGCGGTAGCGGCCGCCGGGCGCGCTCGGGCGCCGTCCGTTGCGGCTTGCGGCGGGGACGCGGTATCATGCGTCTTTCAGCGAGTCCGGCGCTGTCGGCCGGAGCGCGCGCCCTGCCGGAGTATGAACCGATGAACAAACCACCGTCCGAAGTGGAGGCACTGGTTGCACGGCTGACCTCGGCGAACGGCCGGGACGAGGACATGGCCGAGACCCTGACCGCCATCGTGGCCGAGAAGAACCGGCGCTACTCCATGCGCTACCTGCGCACGCCCTATGCCGACCGACTGGTTCTGCTGCCGCAGTGCCTGCGCTCCACGGAGCACTGCCAGGCGACCGAGCACAGCAGCGACTACGTATGCGCGCGGTGCCGGGCGTGCAGGGTGGACGAGATACTGACCATCGCCGGTAGCCTGGGCTACAAGGGCGTGCGGCTGCTCAAGGGCGGAAGCGCCGTGATGCGGGTGATCGAGGAGACCCGCCCGAAGGCGCTGCTGGCCGTCTGCTGCCCGATCGAGGCGGTGATGGGCGTCGTCGTGTGCGAGCGGCTCGGGGTGCCCGCCTTCTGCGTACCCCTGCTGCGGGCCGGGTGCTCGGACACCGACGTGGACATGAACGATCTGCGTAGCGTCATGGAGGCCATAGTCACGTGAACGACCGCTTCTTCCTCTGCTACTTCGAGACGACGCGCCGCTGCAATCTGCAATGCGCCTACTGCATGGCCCGCCCGGAGACGCCGCCCGAGGGGCGCGAGCTGACCACCGAGGAGGCCAAGACCCTGGTTCTGGACGAACTGGCCAAGGTCTCGTCCAACGTCGCGGTCGCCTTCTCCGGCGGGGAACACCTTCTGCGCCCGGACGCCTACGAGCTGCTCGCCTACGCTGCGCAGCTCGGTATCTGGAGCTTCGTCAACACGAACGGGAAGGTGCTCGTTGAAACGGACGCGATCCGCCGGTCCGTCGAGGCGACCGGCGGGAAGGTCGTCTTCGCCCTGCCCCTGAACTCGCTGGACGTGGACACGAACCGGGCCACCCGCGACGACGGCCCGTCCACCGTGCTGGAGGCCGCCGAGCGGTGCCGTGAGGAAGGGGCGGACTACTTTGCGCTGGTCACCGTCTCGCGACAGAACCTGGACAGCCTGGACCGCACCATGCGCTTCCTGAAGCTGGCCGGGGTGCCCGTGCTTCGGGCTCCCTTCGTGCCCAGGGGGGCCGGCGCGCAGTTCCGCGAGCTGCTCTTCGACTCGGACGACATGCGCGGCGTCATCCACCCCGCCCTGACGGACAACCCCCTGGCCTACATCTCCTTCACCCCGTTCTTCGCCGCCCCGGAATCGCTGGAGGACCACTGGGCGAGGTCCAACGTGCGAATCTCGGGCCTTGGCTGCCAGGCCGGGCGGAGCTTCGCCGCCGTCGGCGCGGAAGGCGGGGTGGCCCCCTGTGTCCAACTGCTCGACAGCGGCGCCGTGTGCGGCAACGTGCGCCAGGCTCCGCTGGCCGAGACCATCCTCTCCTCGCCGACCTTCACAGCCCTGCGGGACAGAGGCAACCTGAAGGGGAAATGCGGCCGATGCCGCTACCGGGATGCCTGCGGAGGCTGCCGCGCACTCGCCTACTACCACAACGGCGACATCCTGGCGGAAGACCCCACGTGCTTCTTCGAACCGCAGGATGAGCAGACGCGCTGCGACCTCGAGGAGTACCAGACGGCGCAGGTTGCGCAGTTCGTCCAGTCGCTGCGCCGCCTCGAACCGTGGAAATCGATGTTCTGACCCGCCGTGCACGCGCGCCCGGTTGCCCGCCCATGGGCCGAGGGTGTCATGCACGGTCCCTCAATTGCCCCCTTGACGGTGCCGCCCGACGGCGGTATCGTCAAGGAGGATGCAACGGGAGCACGCGGGGGCTCGCGCCGTTCTGCGGCCCGCCCTTTCAGACTGCGCGGTCAGGGACGGAGCGCCATGCAGTATGTATGGCCGGAAGAGCCGGAGGAAGGGCTGGCCGCGCACGACGTGCGCGATCTGATCGTCGCGGGCGTCATGCTCGTAGCGCTGGCGGCCACGGAGCTGCACAGCTACCTGCTCTTCCACGGCCTGGCCGAGACGTTCAGCATCGTCATCGCCTGCGCGATCTTCATCGTCGCCTGGAACACGCGGCGCTTCACGCCCAACAGCTACTTCCTCCTCCTGGGCATCGCCTACGTGTTCGTGGCGCTTCTGGATGCCCTCCACATGCTCATCTACGAGGGCATGGGCGTCCTGGCGACCCCCAACGCGGACTACCCGGTGCAGTTGTGGATCGGCGCGCGGTTCATGCAGAGCGTCTCGCTGCTGCTCTTCGTCGCCTTCCTGGACATGCGGGTGCGGGCCAACGTCGTGGTGCCGCTGTATGCGCTCACCACGGCGGTGTTCCTTCTGTCCGTCTTCTACTGGGACGTCTTCCCCGACTGCTACGTGGCCGGGCAGGGCCTGACGCGGTTCAAGCGGTTCGCCGAGTATGCCATCTGCGTGCTCCTGCTGGCGTCCATGGTCTGGCTGTATCGCCGGCGTCGGCACCTGGACCGCCGGGTGATGCAGTTGCTGCTGCTGTCGATCGGCGCAACGGTCCTCTCGGAACTATCGTTCGCCCACTACCACCACCTCTACGGCTGGCAGAACAAGCTGGGGCACCTCCTGAAGATCGTGTCCTTCTACCTGGCCTACAAGGCGGTGATCGAACGGACGCTGGTGGCGCCCTACGCCACGCTGTTCCGGGATCTGCGCAGCACGCAGGAGTCGTTGCGCGTCAGCGGCGTGCGCTTTCGCCGGCTGGTCGAGGAGGTGGGCGCGGGCATCCTGGTGATCGGCCGCACCGGCGAGGTGCGCTACATCAACCCGGCTGCCGAAGCCCTTCTGGGCATGAAGGCGAGCGAGGTCCAGGACAGACCGTTCGTCTTCCCCGCCGTCGCCGGCCGAACCGCCGAGATCCGCGTCGAGCGGGCCGACAGGCCGCCGGTTACCGCACGGATGCGGACCGTGCAGACGTCGTGGGAGGGCGAGCCCTGCCGGCTCGTGTCGCTGCACCGCGTCGAGGAGGACTGAGGCGCGGGGACGGCGCGCCGGCGCTCGCCTACCGGCGCAGGGTCCACTCGTCGTTCCGGTACCGGGCCTCGGCCAGGGACTCGACCTCGCGCCGCATGTCCCCCCGGACCTCGAACGGCGGCTGCGCCCGAGCCGCCTCGAAGGCGACCGCCAGGGCCGCACACAGAGCGGCCGCGCCGCAGGGCAGGTTGGCCACGAAGGCGCCGTGCGGGCGGCCCCCCCGGTACTCCGGCCGGGCCTCCGGCTCCCGAAGGTACCGCGACAGGTCGGCGATCCGCAGGCCGTAGAGCAGTGTCCCGTGGTGCAGGACGAAGCGACGGCCGCGCTTCTGGGCGCTGCCGCCGACCTTCCGCCCGTCCACGGCCAGGTCCGACAGCCCCGCCCGGCCACAGCGGGGGCACTGCGGTGCCAGGGCGGCCGCCAGACGCCCCACAATCCAGTCGTAGGAGGCGTGCACGCCCCGGAGGGCGGGCCGTGCCTCGGTGTCGAGCGTCACGGAGTAGTTCAGGCAGCCCGGGCCGATCAGGACGGTGCCGCCGCCGGAAGCGCGCCGGAGGACCGGCACGCCGTCGCGCCGGCACGCGTCCGTGTGCACGTCGCGCACGCAGCGCGAGGAGACGCCCAGGACCACGGCGGGCCGATGGACCTCGTAAACGCGCAGGCACTCGCCGAGGCGGCCGGATTCGGCCCACCGGAGCGTCATCTCGTCGCAGGCCAGGTGGCCGGCGGGATCGTCGGCATCGAACCGCAGGGGGAGCATCAGCCGCCGTTCTCGGCCGGAACGGGGGGCACGTAGCAGAGGTCCGGCTTCCGGGCGGCCGCCACCTCATCGAGCCGTCCCACGGGCGTTGTCGTCGGGCACCGGTGCAGGCTGTCCGGATCGCGCCGGGCCGTCTCGGCGATCTCGATCATGGCATCGGCGAAGGCGTCGAGCGTCTCACGGCTCTCGCACTCGGTGGGCTCGATCATCAGCGCCTCGGGCACGGTCAGCGGGAAGTAGACCGTTGGGGCATGGAATCCCCTGTCCAGAAGGGCCTTGGCCACGTCGAGCGCCCGGACCCCGCCGGCGGCCTGCCGCGACGCGCTGAGCACGAACTCGTGCATGCACGTGCGGTCGAAGGGCAGATCGTAGTGCGCGCGCAGGCGGGTGCGCAGGTAGTTGGCGTTCAGGACGGCGTTCTCGGCGACGCGGGCCAGCCCCTCGCCGCCGAGTGCGAGGATGTAGGCGTATGCGCGCAGCACGACGCCGAAGTTGCCGTAGAACGGCGCGAGTTGACCGATCGAGTCCGGCCGGTCGACCGCCAGCGCGAACGTGCCGTCCGGGCGCCTCTCCACGGCGGGCGTGGGCAGGAAGCGCCGCAGGCGCTCCACAACGCCGACCGGCCCGGCGCCCGGCCCGCCGCCGCCGTGCGGCGTGCCGAACGTCTTGTGCAGGTTCAGGTGCACGAGGTCGAAGCCCACGTCGCCCGGCCGCACGCGCCCCAGGATGGCGTTCAGGTTGGCGCCGTCGTAGTAGACGAGGCCGTCCACCGCATGGACGGCGTCGGCGATCCGCCGCACGTTCGGGTTGAACAGGCCCAGGGTGTTGGGGCAGGTCAGCATGAGGGCGGCCGTCTCGTCGTCGACGAGTTCGCGCACCCCGTCCGCATCGAGCACGCCGCTGTCGTCGGTCGGCGCAACGACGACGTCGAAGCCGGCCAGGGCGGCGCTGGCGGGGTTCGTGCCGTGCGCCGAGTCCGGGATCAGCACCTTCGTCTTCCGGTTGCCGCGCGCCCGGTGGTAGGCGGCGACGATCATCGCGCCGGTCAGTTCGCCGTGAGCGCCCGCCATCGGCTGCATGGTGAACTCGGCCATGCCGGTGATCTCGCAGAGCAGCTCCCCTGCGTCGTGAAGGACCTGCAGCGCGCCCTGCGTGCGGGACTCGCCGCCGGGCAGTTGGGCCAGCAGGGGATGCAGTTGCGCGAACCCGTCCAGCCGCGCCACGTCTTCCAGGATGCGCGGGTTGTACTTCATCGTGCACGAGCCGAGCGGGTAGAAGTTCGTGTCCACGCAGAAGTTGCGCTGAGAAAGCCGCGTGAAATGCCGCACGGCGTCCAGCTCGGAGACCTCCGCCAGGGCGGCGTCCTCTGCGCGGAGGCACCCGGGG
The genomic region above belongs to Candidatus Brocadiaceae bacterium and contains:
- a CDS encoding DUF116 domain-containing protein, whose amino-acid sequence is MNKPPSEVEALVARLTSANGRDEDMAETLTAIVAEKNRRYSMRYLRTPYADRLVLLPQCLRSTEHCQATEHSSDYVCARCRACRVDEILTIAGSLGYKGVRLLKGGSAVMRVIEETRPKALLAVCCPIEAVMGVVVCERLGVPAFCVPLLRAGCSDTDVDMNDLRSVMEAIVT
- a CDS encoding radical SAM protein, giving the protein MNDRFFLCYFETTRRCNLQCAYCMARPETPPEGRELTTEEAKTLVLDELAKVSSNVAVAFSGGEHLLRPDAYELLAYAAQLGIWSFVNTNGKVLVETDAIRRSVEATGGKVVFALPLNSLDVDTNRATRDDGPSTVLEAAERCREEGADYFALVTVSRQNLDSLDRTMRFLKLAGVPVLRAPFVPRGAGAQFRELLFDSDDMRGVIHPALTDNPLAYISFTPFFAAPESLEDHWARSNVRISGLGCQAGRSFAAVGAEGGVAPCVQLLDSGAVCGNVRQAPLAETILSSPTFTALRDRGNLKGKCGRCRYRDACGGCRALAYYHNGDILAEDPTCFFEPQDEQTRCDLEEYQTAQVAQFVQSLRRLEPWKSMF
- a CDS encoding PAS domain S-box protein is translated as MQYVWPEEPEEGLAAHDVRDLIVAGVMLVALAATELHSYLLFHGLAETFSIVIACAIFIVAWNTRRFTPNSYFLLLGIAYVFVALLDALHMLIYEGMGVLATPNADYPVQLWIGARFMQSVSLLLFVAFLDMRVRANVVVPLYALTTAVFLLSVFYWDVFPDCYVAGQGLTRFKRFAEYAICVLLLASMVWLYRRRRHLDRRVMQLLLLSIGATVLSELSFAHYHHLYGWQNKLGHLLKIVSFYLAYKAVIERTLVAPYATLFRDLRSTQESLRVSGVRFRRLVEEVGAGILVIGRTGEVRYINPAAEALLGMKASEVQDRPFVFPAVAGRTAEIRVERADRPPVTARMRTVQTSWEGEPCRLVSLHRVEED
- a CDS encoding lipoate--protein ligase family protein, with the protein product MLPLRFDADDPAGHLACDEMTLRWAESGRLGECLRVYEVHRPAVVLGVSSRCVRDVHTDACRRDGVPVLRRASGGGTVLIGPGCLNYSVTLDTEARPALRGVHASYDWIVGRLAAALAPQCPRCGRAGLSDLAVDGRKVGGSAQKRGRRFVLHHGTLLYGLRIADLSRYLREPEARPEYRGGRPHGAFVANLPCGAAALCAALAVAFEAARAQPPFEVRGDMRREVESLAEARYRNDEWTLRR
- a CDS encoding aminomethyl-transferring glycine dehydrogenase subunit GcvPB: MRLIYEQSVAGRRAHRLPSRDVPEEAALPPGCLRAEDAALAEVSELDAVRHFTRLSQRNFCVDTNFYPLGSCTMKYNPRILEDVARLDGFAQLHPLLAQLPGGESRTQGALQVLHDAGELLCEITGMAEFTMQPMAGAHGELTGAMIVAAYHRARGNRKTKVLIPDSAHGTNPASAALAGFDVVVAPTDDSGVLDADGVRELVDDETAALMLTCPNTLGLFNPNVRRIADAVHAVDGLVYYDGANLNAILGRVRPGDVGFDLVHLNLHKTFGTPHGGGGPGAGPVGVVERLRRFLPTPAVERRPDGTFALAVDRPDSIGQLAPFYGNFGVVLRAYAYILALGGEGLARVAENAVLNANYLRTRLRAHYDLPFDRTCMHEFVLSASRQAAGGVRALDVAKALLDRGFHAPTVYFPLTVPEALMIEPTECESRETLDAFADAMIEIAETARRDPDSLHRCPTTTPVGRLDEVAAARKPDLCYVPPVPAENGG